Proteins encoded by one window of Monoglobus pectinilyticus:
- a CDS encoding pectinesterase family protein, with protein sequence MRKRCISLAVAIMMLLTMLSGMTLATAAEQGAGQEGTSELMGEAYKTFNFKSAEVDGAINVKNTDMYDASKGYGFVKTNSAMPARTVDPSKIKQDENGCSITETDATTVKSKDGNNDNFGGLIFRVDVDKLGGYGITVNCTSETTSSNTWIAPTGMQASRITSSSAWDTAGLVAHNNYASWEGSTWKYDYVTGWPYIEIEIEPNKQPTAAGTTIGIESISLSRIENNTASGKPTVFVLGDSTQKTYTFEEDSMSSWGQNIFKMFDLDKVNVVNYSMGGRSMRANYTEGRFNNVLYNAKEGDFVLIHSAHNDETDDSAMRFGRGSSKVTYPKWLDMYCAAMEERGVTPILVSGMPRTSNGVASVSSEKPRGFNPNSPQFMEDKAKADNKVEFVDLFAKAKAYFEKIGSAETMDIYQSLEAGESPGKTNSGSYANGHPDNKIDGTHYKEAAGKMFSKLIAEDIYAQSAAGSAKIKELAGYLNDKVKAACTSGNWSEVYPENRAKDVTEAKVNGYSASNSKYRNQIEKMLQIGAMDTDNNNLFNPEKSISTNDFIAGICTIWNLETADFAKYMNSGTLNRETMAGIVYDAYSLKFGRNVETGEWNKPKYMTDYNGSSVSPDDPEYDPNLTGESAQYYPLVGWGNLTDTKDISREYLEKFYEVYNLGLMRSEKGLSRTKMMNGTELEPKAEVTRAKAAKELFFLFGLQQNIKTENQEPTVPTNYGGTDKNPVVYKAVNYTAMDYEFSAVDIDYDGMLSVELKYNGEGTPSNKLVVERKSSEGTVTETKKYDVSGSGKVSGLDMKLEFGESVNMYVVTSDADSTKLSVERTAECTNVVIPAKKYTAETAAGIQGGTVALTNLGEISAETAELESAELSSAGEVWWRANGAVNEGQELMPELTAVGGSLTPIITLDVTGSTKATIEGESFTKYVSHGKINGKFENGMITGAAMKFVAPASGVLSLYVVDVGSGKEVAITEEGTATKTDSAYYHIATAKENVCASIPVEAGKTYYMGVLGSKGRFVGISYMSGAPVVSVKARPGETVQIDAVPEAGMTTKGMSVTGAAGSAVDVTMAGANQGTFVMPEENVTIDVSFTSGGETEPSATPDVVPTPEVVPTTEPLGYAYEITEAYYGDDGKLNVELKYNGTEENPTGKLLAAAYDEADSEIMLDAKSYDIKGTTVEGLDYSKPDKGIVKLYIWNGVDTLNPLSKTFEVKDVLRPTELPSATPGPTSEPTVNKATLTQESSGANFEFSTIRDAVAKATELNPQSEAERVVINVDPGFYEEQVLFDNVKYITLQQTPGTNGKVNLSWYYCTGYCAGTADLNGNYDPKINWSKEETWNGYKDTDEKFTKYEVGQVLNGVSTISYYDLDGVAHKDVSVRVSHLGNFSDMAPLVVRKSASDITVKDFNIINSIPVMVTKGEKEAGVKPQADRKLIPGKTDNELKDMLPERDSLSICYEDTAEVAPESVLNSDKTVSKAKYIEKTKDGNYTFTPEESAYLARSSGFNERGHAVSINGDRCILENIRARGNQDSVYISEGRIYFKNCDLIGGTDYIYGNATAVFDNCKLGAAGMTDKDYGATITAANTDGNNDYGYLFYNCELYNTRNNITNSMYGRPWRQDAQITFYNTVIDDNATTGASPAGITAEGWRDMSGNMKEDARFYEYGTRNKSGEAVDFSKRVKCTNGFGSVLDDWQILEFNPINYFKARYKWTDNWDPMNMTEKYAGVNKVASETTFVIPEGTSTEVDLPQAPAGYEFKWESASEYAIVNNDGTKVTVIRPANGETPIETTLVLYIRESSDKAIGTKAVIPVTINPTTDTENVFTATGTISLNGAAPDVDVDFTVNFYKGNAVIKQTSAQIAKGTTSAVYTAEGIPVGEYDVVFDTLTDGYKILNPENGKTTITGAKGESVTSDASVAKLVNKTYSVTGIPTNLGSGATVANNNGEYTVSSSSKTSDGAYWNLSSLSDGIKSTDAVTVTFTVTMEKGYSTSDDCATVDLLSGIPGTYNSDENKIRIARTSYGRWDQMNMLDVGVGRRSGSSNTEHQWLNCAGGKFPATNYADQIVSITANFKTGVLTAKAKVAGADSWNEYNMFTGFPEASNIDRDNLCLAVYPGSADPNKFIIKDITVEYTEFE encoded by the coding sequence ATGAGAAAAAGATGTATAAGTTTGGCAGTGGCGATAATGATGCTGCTCACGATGTTGTCGGGTATGACATTGGCGACAGCGGCTGAGCAAGGTGCCGGACAAGAGGGAACATCTGAACTGATGGGAGAAGCATACAAGACATTTAACTTTAAATCGGCAGAAGTAGACGGAGCCATAAATGTTAAAAATACAGACATGTATGACGCGTCAAAGGGATATGGATTTGTGAAAACAAACAGTGCTATGCCTGCAAGAACCGTAGATCCCAGTAAAATAAAGCAGGATGAAAACGGCTGTAGCATAACTGAGACAGACGCAACAACGGTAAAAAGCAAGGATGGAAATAATGATAATTTCGGTGGATTAATATTCCGTGTTGATGTAGATAAACTTGGAGGTTATGGAATAACAGTTAACTGTACAAGTGAAACAACATCAAGTAATACATGGATAGCTCCGACAGGAATGCAGGCAAGCAGAATAACGAGTTCAAGTGCTTGGGATACTGCTGGACTTGTGGCACATAATAATTATGCGTCATGGGAAGGTTCAACGTGGAAGTATGACTATGTGACAGGCTGGCCGTACATAGAGATAGAAATTGAGCCAAACAAACAGCCAACGGCAGCAGGAACTACTATAGGAATAGAATCAATTTCGCTGAGCAGAATAGAAAATAATACTGCGTCAGGAAAGCCGACAGTGTTTGTGCTGGGAGACTCAACACAGAAGACTTATACATTTGAGGAAGACAGCATGAGTTCATGGGGGCAGAATATTTTTAAAATGTTTGATTTGGACAAGGTAAACGTTGTAAATTATTCAATGGGTGGACGTTCAATGAGAGCGAACTATACAGAAGGAAGATTTAACAATGTTCTGTATAATGCAAAAGAAGGAGATTTTGTACTGATTCATTCTGCACATAATGATGAAACTGATGATTCAGCTATGAGATTTGGAAGAGGTTCAAGTAAAGTGACGTATCCAAAATGGCTGGATATGTATTGTGCTGCAATGGAAGAGAGAGGAGTAACTCCGATATTGGTGTCAGGAATGCCGAGAACAAGTAATGGTGTTGCATCGGTAAGCAGTGAGAAACCAAGGGGCTTTAATCCAAACTCACCGCAGTTTATGGAAGATAAGGCAAAGGCTGATAATAAAGTAGAGTTTGTAGATTTGTTTGCAAAGGCAAAGGCATATTTTGAAAAGATAGGCTCAGCAGAGACAATGGATATATACCAAAGTCTTGAAGCCGGAGAGTCACCGGGAAAAACAAACAGCGGCTCATATGCAAACGGACATCCTGATAACAAAATAGATGGAACGCACTATAAAGAAGCGGCAGGAAAGATGTTCAGCAAACTGATTGCAGAGGATATTTATGCTCAGAGCGCGGCTGGTAGTGCAAAGATAAAAGAATTAGCAGGATACCTGAACGACAAAGTAAAGGCAGCATGCACAAGCGGAAATTGGAGCGAAGTATATCCCGAAAACAGAGCAAAGGATGTAACCGAAGCAAAAGTAAACGGATATTCAGCTTCAAATTCAAAGTATAGAAATCAAATAGAAAAAATGCTTCAAATAGGAGCTATGGATACAGATAATAATAATCTGTTTAATCCTGAGAAGTCAATAAGCACAAATGACTTTATAGCAGGAATATGCACAATTTGGAATTTAGAAACAGCAGATTTTGCAAAGTATATGAACAGCGGAACGCTGAACCGTGAAACAATGGCGGGGATAGTATATGACGCATATTCATTAAAATTCGGCAGAAACGTTGAAACAGGAGAATGGAACAAGCCGAAGTATATGACGGATTACAATGGTTCGAGTGTATCTCCTGATGATCCGGAGTATGATCCGAATTTAACAGGAGAGAGCGCACAGTATTATCCGTTGGTAGGCTGGGGAAATCTTACAGATACTAAAGATATATCAAGAGAGTACTTAGAAAAGTTCTATGAAGTATATAATTTGGGCTTAATGAGAAGTGAAAAAGGACTTAGCAGAACAAAGATGATGAACGGAACAGAGTTGGAGCCAAAGGCAGAAGTGACGAGAGCTAAGGCTGCAAAAGAACTGTTTTTCCTGTTCGGATTACAGCAGAACATAAAGACAGAAAATCAGGAGCCGACAGTACCGACCAACTATGGCGGAACGGACAAAAATCCGGTAGTGTATAAGGCAGTAAACTATACAGCAATGGATTATGAGTTCAGCGCAGTGGATATAGACTATGACGGAATGCTGAGTGTAGAGCTGAAGTATAATGGAGAAGGAACACCGTCAAACAAACTGGTGGTTGAGAGAAAATCATCAGAGGGAACGGTAACAGAGACAAAGAAGTATGATGTAAGCGGCAGCGGAAAAGTAAGCGGACTTGATATGAAGCTTGAGTTCGGCGAATCAGTTAACATGTATGTGGTAACAAGTGACGCTGATTCAACAAAGCTGAGTGTTGAAAGAACCGCAGAATGCACAAATGTAGTAATACCGGCAAAGAAGTATACGGCAGAAACAGCAGCCGGAATTCAAGGCGGAACAGTAGCTCTGACAAACTTAGGAGAAATTTCAGCTGAAACAGCAGAACTGGAATCAGCAGAGTTGAGCAGTGCAGGAGAAGTATGGTGGAGAGCAAACGGAGCTGTAAATGAAGGACAGGAACTTATGCCTGAACTTACAGCTGTAGGCGGAAGCTTGACGCCGATAATAACCTTGGACGTAACAGGGAGCACAAAAGCGACAATAGAAGGAGAGTCGTTTACGAAATATGTTTCACATGGTAAAATAAACGGAAAATTTGAAAACGGAATGATAACTGGTGCGGCAATGAAATTCGTAGCACCGGCCTCAGGAGTGCTTTCGTTATACGTAGTAGATGTAGGAAGCGGTAAGGAAGTAGCAATTACAGAAGAAGGAACGGCAACGAAGACAGACTCTGCGTATTACCATATAGCAACGGCAAAAGAGAATGTATGCGCAAGCATACCGGTAGAAGCAGGAAAGACCTATTATATGGGAGTACTGGGATCTAAGGGGAGATTTGTCGGAATATCGTATATGTCGGGAGCGCCGGTGGTATCTGTAAAAGCAAGACCGGGAGAGACCGTGCAGATAGACGCAGTTCCGGAAGCAGGAATGACAACAAAGGGAATGAGCGTAACAGGAGCAGCAGGAAGCGCGGTAGATGTAACGATGGCCGGAGCAAATCAAGGAACTTTTGTGATGCCGGAGGAAAATGTAACGATAGATGTAAGTTTTACAAGCGGAGGAGAAACTGAACCGTCAGCAACACCCGATGTTGTACCAACACCTGAAGTTGTACCAACGACCGAGCCGTTAGGATATGCTTATGAAATAACAGAAGCATATTATGGTGATGATGGAAAGCTGAACGTTGAGTTAAAGTACAACGGAACAGAAGAAAACCCAACAGGAAAACTTCTTGCAGCAGCATATGACGAAGCAGACAGCGAGATAATGCTGGATGCAAAGAGCTATGACATAAAGGGAACAACGGTTGAAGGACTTGATTACAGCAAGCCTGATAAAGGAATTGTTAAACTTTATATTTGGAACGGTGTTGATACCTTAAATCCTTTGTCAAAAACTTTTGAGGTTAAAGACGTTTTAAGACCTACTGAATTACCGTCAGCAACGCCTGGACCAACAAGTGAACCGACCGTTAATAAAGCAACACTGACGCAGGAAAGCAGCGGAGCTAACTTTGAGTTTTCTACAATAAGAGACGCTGTAGCTAAAGCGACTGAATTAAATCCACAGTCTGAGGCTGAGCGTGTTGTAATTAATGTAGATCCAGGATTCTATGAAGAGCAGGTATTATTTGATAATGTAAAGTATATAACTCTTCAGCAGACTCCTGGTACTAATGGTAAAGTAAATCTTTCATGGTATTATTGTACTGGTTATTGCGCAGGCACAGCAGATTTAAACGGAAACTATGATCCTAAAATTAACTGGTCAAAAGAAGAAACCTGGAACGGTTATAAAGATACTGATGAAAAGTTTACCAAATATGAAGTAGGTCAGGTGTTAAATGGTGTTTCAACTATTTCATATTATGATTTAGACGGAGTTGCTCATAAGGATGTATCAGTTAGAGTTTCTCATTTAGGAAACTTTAGTGATATGGCTCCGCTTGTAGTAAGAAAGTCTGCAAGCGACATAACAGTTAAAGATTTTAATATAATAAATAGTATACCTGTTATGGTAACAAAAGGTGAAAAGGAAGCAGGAGTAAAGCCTCAGGCAGATAGAAAACTTATTCCCGGCAAAACGGATAATGAGTTAAAAGATATGCTTCCGGAGCGTGATAGTTTGAGCATTTGTTATGAAGACACAGCCGAAGTTGCACCTGAATCAGTGTTGAATTCTGATAAAACCGTAAGTAAAGCAAAATATATAGAAAAAACAAAAGATGGAAACTATACATTTACCCCTGAAGAAAGCGCGTATTTAGCTCGTTCATCAGGATTCAATGAAAGAGGTCATGCAGTTTCAATAAATGGCGACAGATGTATACTTGAAAACATTCGCGCAAGAGGTAATCAGGATTCAGTATATATTAGTGAAGGAAGAATATATTTTAAAAATTGTGATTTAATAGGCGGAACAGACTATATCTATGGTAATGCAACAGCAGTGTTTGATAACTGTAAGCTTGGAGCAGCTGGAATGACTGATAAGGATTACGGCGCAACAATAACTGCGGCAAATACTGATGGTAATAATGATTATGGATATCTGTTCTATAACTGCGAACTCTATAATACCCGAAATAATATAACAAATTCAATGTATGGAAGACCATGGAGACAGGACGCGCAGATTACATTCTATAATACAGTTATAGACGACAATGCAACTACAGGAGCAAGCCCGGCAGGAATAACAGCAGAAGGCTGGAGAGATATGTCAGGCAATATGAAGGAAGACGCTCGTTTCTATGAATACGGGACCAGAAATAAGAGTGGAGAAGCAGTAGATTTTTCTAAGAGAGTAAAATGCACCAATGGTTTTGGTTCTGTTCTTGATGATTGGCAGATTTTAGAGTTTAATCCTATAAATTATTTTAAAGCTAGATATAAGTGGACAGATAATTGGGATCCTATGAACATGACAGAAAAATATGCTGGAGTTAATAAAGTTGCAAGTGAGACAACATTTGTTATTCCGGAAGGAACAAGTACAGAAGTTGATCTGCCTCAGGCTCCTGCCGGTTACGAATTTAAGTGGGAATCAGCATCAGAATATGCCATAGTAAACAATGATGGCACAAAGGTAACTGTAATAAGACCGGCTAATGGCGAGACGCCAATTGAAACAACACTTGTACTCTATATTAGGGAATCATCAGATAAAGCTATAGGTACAAAGGCGGTTATTCCTGTAACAATTAATCCGACAACGGATACTGAAAATGTGTTTACAGCTACAGGAACCATTTCACTAAACGGTGCAGCTCCTGATGTTGATGTTGACTTCACGGTTAATTTCTATAAAGGAAATGCTGTAATCAAGCAAACATCTGCACAGATTGCTAAGGGAACCACCAGCGCTGTATATACTGCCGAGGGTATTCCGGTAGGTGAGTACGATGTGGTTTTTGATACTTTAACAGACGGATATAAGATTCTTAATCCTGAAAATGGAAAAACTACTATTACTGGAGCTAAAGGTGAATCTGTAACATCGGATGCATCAGTTGCTAAACTTGTTAATAAGACTTACTCGGTAACCGGTATCCCAACGAATTTGGGAAGCGGTGCAACAGTTGCAAATAACAATGGTGAATATACAGTTTCTAGCAGCTCAAAAACCTCAGACGGTGCATATTGGAATTTATCATCATTATCTGATGGAATAAAATCTACAGACGCAGTTACTGTAACATTTACAGTAACAATGGAAAAGGGCTATAGTACATCTGATGATTGTGCTACGGTAGATCTCTTAAGCGGAATTCCTGGAACATATAATAGCGATGAAAATAAAATACGTATCGCTAGAACAAGTTATGGACGTTGGGATCAAATGAATATGCTTGACGTTGGGGTTGGAAGACGAAGCGGTTCTTCAAATACTGAACATCAGTGGCTTAACTGTGCGGGAGGAAAATTCCCGGCTACAAATTATGCAGATCAAATTGTTAGTATAACTGCTAACTTCAAAACAGGAGTTTTGACTGCTAAGGCTAAGGTTGCTGGAGCGGATAGCTGGAATGAGTATAATATGTTTACTGGATTCCCGGAAGCCTCTAATATAGACAGAGATAATCTTTGCCTTGCTGTTTATCCTGGTTCAGCTGATCCAAATAAGTTCATAATTAAGGATATAACAGTTGAATATACAGAATTTGAATAA
- the proC gene encoding pyrroline-5-carboxylate reductase, translating to MTIGFIGGGNMATALISGLISSQKFKPAEITVYDIDAVKLKELSNKLGIVPSNSITELEERVDIIVLSVKPNIMPQILNNLNGYNEKIYISIAAGITLDALANGLGSDKKIIRTMPNTPALVKCGMTVITPNENVDEGEIRLVEDLLSGVGETVRLEEKYMNAAIALHSSSPAYIYMLIDAMADSGVKYGIPKALSQKLAAKAVEGSAKMVLESSEHPMRLKDNVCSPGGTTIAAVCDLEKTGFRSSIQSAIDSCVNKAEEMSK from the coding sequence ATGACTATAGGATTTATTGGCGGAGGAAATATGGCCACTGCATTGATTTCCGGACTTATTTCATCCCAAAAATTTAAACCGGCGGAAATAACTGTTTATGATATTGACGCAGTAAAATTAAAAGAACTTTCAAACAAATTAGGAATTGTTCCGTCAAATTCAATAACTGAGCTTGAGGAGCGGGTTGATATAATCGTTTTATCTGTCAAGCCAAATATAATGCCGCAAATTTTAAATAACTTAAACGGCTATAATGAAAAAATTTATATTTCTATCGCCGCCGGAATAACACTTGACGCCCTGGCAAACGGTCTTGGCTCAGATAAAAAGATTATAAGAACCATGCCAAATACTCCTGCTCTCGTTAAATGCGGTATGACCGTTATAACCCCTAATGAAAATGTCGATGAAGGCGAAATCAGGTTAGTCGAGGATTTATTGTCCGGAGTTGGAGAAACCGTAAGACTTGAAGAAAAATATATGAACGCAGCTATCGCGCTGCATAGCAGCAGCCCTGCATATATATATATGCTTATAGACGCAATGGCAGACAGCGGTGTTAAGTATGGAATCCCCAAAGCGCTATCACAAAAATTAGCCGCTAAGGCTGTCGAAGGAAGTGCTAAAATGGTATTGGAAAGCAGCGAACATCCGATGAGGTTAAAAGATAATGTTTGTTCCCCCGGAGGAACAACTATTGCAGCCGTATGTGATTTAGAAAAAACCGGATTCAGAAGTTCAATCCAGAGTGCTATTGATTCATGCGTGAATAAAGCGGAAGAAATGTCTAAATAG
- a CDS encoding ATP-dependent Clp protease ATP-binding subunit, with translation MLCCRCKKNLAVVYISKLNPDGTQNNEGYCLSCAKELNLGPVESILDKMGVDPEEMDRLNTEMKSMFDEMGDDFDLGESIDLLRQELGGDADIISLTEADDSEEAQEDDQEVSDDSDNTKEENNTPDSEEKMSRSIQRNPFEFMSRFMNSNSESQSGEPGKAGPRRTKEKKNSKKKMLDTYGVNLTEKAKKGEIDAVIGREREIERTIQILNRRTKNNPCLIGEPGVGKTAIAEGLALKIVEGEVPQKLLNYEIYLLDMTSVIAGTQFRGQFESRLRNIIEEVKKAGNIILVIDEIHTIASAGDAEGGMNAGNILKPALSKGEIQVIGATTIDEYRKYIEKDSALERRFQMVMVEEPTVEETIEILKGIKGYYEDYHNVKITDDIIRTATVLAERYIQDRFLPDKAIDVIDEAASKVNLNNNELIELVKLQQELKETQDAKDKAAAEDDYKKAADLKVQEIQLQSKISEVEKASIKYLEAEDVASVIENWTKIPVKHISEYESERLVGLEDRLHKGVIGQNEAVNGVASAIRRKRAGISLKRRPVSFIFVGPTGVGKTELAKQIAREVFDGEDALIRLDMSEYMEKHSVSKLIGSPPGYVGYDEAGQLTEKIRRKPYSVILLDEIEKAHADVFNMLLQILDDGRITDSHGKVVSFENTIIIMTSNAGSDKKSNVVGFNEDEEATHIKIDRALKELFRPEFLNRVDEIIIFKELEKEELIKIIDLMLHDLSDGLKEKDITLEVSKKAKEFILDKSYNRQYGARPMRRFIEKNIEDKLAQMLIKGELIHGKTVLIDMKEDEITAVIK, from the coding sequence ATGCTATGTTGCAGATGTAAAAAAAACTTAGCAGTTGTATATATTTCAAAATTGAATCCGGACGGTACGCAGAATAATGAAGGTTATTGTCTATCTTGCGCTAAGGAATTGAATTTAGGCCCTGTTGAGTCCATCTTAGACAAAATGGGGGTTGACCCTGAAGAAATGGACCGCTTAAATACAGAAATGAAGAGTATGTTTGATGAAATGGGTGATGATTTTGACCTTGGCGAGAGTATAGATTTGCTTAGACAAGAACTTGGTGGCGACGCAGATATAATTTCACTAACTGAAGCAGATGATAGTGAGGAAGCTCAGGAAGATGATCAGGAAGTTTCTGATGATTCCGATAACACTAAGGAAGAAAATAATACTCCTGACAGCGAGGAAAAAATGAGCCGCAGTATTCAGCGTAATCCGTTTGAGTTTATGAGCAGATTTATGAATTCAAACAGTGAGAGTCAGAGCGGTGAACCAGGAAAAGCTGGACCTAGAAGAACTAAAGAAAAAAAGAATTCAAAAAAGAAAATGCTTGATACTTATGGGGTTAATTTGACTGAAAAAGCGAAAAAAGGTGAAATTGACGCTGTAATTGGCAGAGAGCGTGAAATAGAGAGGACAATACAGATACTTAATAGGCGCACAAAGAATAACCCTTGTTTGATTGGTGAGCCCGGTGTTGGTAAAACTGCAATTGCTGAAGGTTTAGCTCTTAAAATTGTTGAGGGGGAAGTACCTCAGAAATTGCTTAATTATGAGATTTATCTTTTAGATATGACGTCGGTTATAGCTGGAACTCAGTTTAGAGGACAGTTTGAATCCAGACTTCGTAATATAATAGAAGAGGTTAAAAAAGCGGGCAATATCATTCTTGTTATTGATGAAATTCACACCATTGCTTCAGCCGGAGATGCTGAGGGAGGGATGAATGCCGGCAATATTTTGAAACCGGCTCTTTCTAAGGGTGAGATTCAGGTTATTGGGGCGACTACCATTGATGAATACAGAAAATATATTGAGAAGGATTCTGCTTTGGAGCGCCGTTTTCAGATGGTTATGGTTGAAGAGCCAACGGTTGAGGAAACAATAGAGATTTTAAAAGGTATCAAAGGCTATTATGAAGATTATCATAATGTAAAAATTACTGATGATATTATAAGAACAGCAACAGTTCTTGCTGAAAGATATATTCAGGATAGATTTCTGCCTGACAAAGCGATAGATGTTATTGATGAAGCTGCTTCAAAAGTTAATTTAAATAATAACGAATTAATTGAACTGGTTAAACTACAGCAAGAACTTAAAGAAACCCAGGATGCAAAAGATAAAGCCGCTGCGGAAGATGACTATAAAAAAGCAGCTGATTTAAAAGTTCAGGAAATACAGCTGCAATCAAAAATTTCTGAAGTTGAGAAAGCGTCGATAAAATATTTGGAAGCAGAGGATGTAGCTTCAGTAATTGAAAATTGGACTAAAATACCTGTTAAACATATTAGTGAATACGAGTCTGAACGTTTAGTAGGGTTAGAAGACAGACTCCATAAGGGAGTAATCGGTCAAAATGAGGCTGTAAATGGCGTAGCGAGTGCTATAAGGAGAAAAAGAGCAGGTATTAGCTTAAAAAGAAGACCGGTGTCATTTATTTTTGTGGGTCCAACAGGAGTTGGTAAAACGGAACTTGCAAAGCAAATTGCCAGAGAAGTTTTTGACGGTGAAGACGCATTGATTAGGCTTGATATGTCTGAATATATGGAAAAACATTCGGTTTCAAAATTGATTGGTTCGCCTCCGGGTTATGTTGGATATGATGAAGCCGGTCAACTGACCGAAAAAATAAGAAGAAAACCATACAGCGTAATTCTTCTTGATGAGATTGAGAAAGCACATGCTGATGTATTTAATATGCTGCTTCAAATTTTAGATGACGGAAGAATAACTGACAGTCACGGTAAAGTAGTGTCATTTGAAAATACTATTATAATTATGACTTCAAATGCCGGAAGTGATAAAAAATCAAACGTTGTAGGTTTTAATGAAGACGAAGAAGCCACTCATATTAAAATTGACAGAGCGCTTAAAGAGTTATTCAGACCTGAATTTCTTAATCGCGTTGATGAGATTATTATATTTAAGGAACTTGAAAAAGAAGAGTTAATTAAAATAATAGATTTGATGCTGCATGATTTGTCTGACGGATTGAAAGAAAAGGATATAACTCTTGAAGTTTCAAAGAAAGCAAAAGAATTTATTCTGGATAAATCCTATAACAGACAATATGGCGCAAGACCAATGCGGAGATTTATTGAAAAGAATATTGAAGATAAGTTAGCGCAGATGCTGATAAAAGGTGAACTAATACATGGCAAAACTGTTCTAATTGATATGAAGGAAGATGAAATAACAGCCGTTATAAAATAA